Within the Borrelia miyamotoi genome, the region TACGGCTGCTGCTGAAGGATTTCTGGCGTCTGTTGAGCTTAGAAACTTTCTACAATAACTAGATTTACTCTAATTATGTAAAGTGTTAAATCAAATTAAGTTGTCTTTTTATTTCAAATATTAAGATTCCTGTTGAAACTGATACATTTAGTGAATCTATTTTGCCTCTAGTTGGAATTTTTATCAGAAAGTCTGAATTTTCTTTTATTAATTTGTGTATTCCTTTGCCCTCATTTCCCATAATAAGTACAATTTTATTATTATTTATTTTAATGGTATTTATTGCCTTTCCTTTAATATCGCTGGCATATATCCAAAATCCATTTTTTTTCAATTGTTTTATTACATTGTTTATGTTTGAAACTATCAGTTTGTTGACATATTGACTTGCTCCAGAACTAGTACGTAAGATGGTTGAGTTGTCTTTTACACTTCGTTTCTGGCTAGTAATTACAAGATCAATTCTAAATTGTTCTGATGTTCTAAGAATTGCTCCAAAATTTTGAGGAT harbors:
- the rlmB gene encoding 23S rRNA (guanosine(2251)-2'-O)-methyltransferase RlmB, which translates into the protein MYITHANSIIESIKNNKGLKLYISKTSPKSTNIEKLAKKYNLKIIKVNDLAKVIKTNNHRGFALKLIAPKSNNTKKQDKSLEEYLEEFEHKNNVFILILDGIEDPQNFGAILRTSEQFRIDLVITSQKRSVKDNSTILRTSSGASQYVNKLIVSNINNVIKQLKKNGFWIYASDIKGKAINTIKINNNKIVLIMGNEGKGIHKLIKENSDFLIKIPTRGKIDSLNVSVSTGILIFEIKRQLNLI